The window GCTCCAGCTGCAGAAGAGAAGACAGAATTTAACGTTATTTTAGCAGATGCAGGTAGCGATAAGATCAAGGTTATCAAGGTTGTAAGAGAGATAACTGGTCTTGGCTTGAAAGAGGCAAAGGATCTTGTTGATGGTGCTCCAAAGCCAATCAAAGAGAATGTTTCAAAAGACGAAGCTGAGCAGATCAAGAAGAAACTTGAGGAAGTTGGAGCAAAGGTTGAACTCAAATAGTGAATGTCAAATTACAGAAAAAGGGTAGGAGAAATCTCCTGCCCTTTTTCAATTTGATGGATGAAATCTTGAGTTTAATGTGATATTATAAATTACATATTATACTATTAAGTCAAGGAAGGTTGGGTTAGAAAAAATGAATGAAAAGTACTTAGAGATTATCCAAAAAATAAATGAGCTTACTTCTACCATGTCAGAAGCTTTAGATCATATCATGAATGTTCAAATTCCTCAGCTGAGGTTTGAAGATTCTTTTTATCTTTTAAACGATATCATTGAAGCTTTTTTGAGCATTTCAAGTGCTCTGAGAGTAATTCAAGATGAGTTTGACGTAGAAAGTCTTCAGAACACAGAAAATGAATTTCAAGAGAGGTTGAGCGAACTTCTTCAGATGTACAAACAGCCAGTAGCTGAAAAGCTTCTTGCCAAGTATCAAAACGAAATAATACCGGTTTATGAAAAATGGCAGACACAACTTCACAGGACAATAAACAGATACCAGGCATGAATCACAAAAAATGGCTGGCTTTATTTACCAGCCATTTTTTACTTATGTCATTATTTTTCAAAATATTTAAACTGTGAGTTGTAAAGATTATAATAATAACCTTTCCTCTCAAGAAGGTGAGTATGACTGCCTTCTTCAACAATTTGTCCATCATGGATGACAAATATTCTATTAGCATTTCGGATGGTAGACAGTCTGTGAGCTATAATAATTGAGGTCCTGCCCGATGTTAGCTTTTCTATAGCCTGTTGGATTAGGATTTCTGTTTGAGTATCTACCGCTGAGGTTGCTTCATCTAATATAAGTATTTTTGGATCAGCTAAAAGTGCTCTGGCAAATGCGATGAGCTGTCTTTGGCCGATAGAGAGGCGACTTCCTCTTTCGTTGACCTCTGTGTCATATCCGTTTTCCATTTTCATGATAAACTCATGAGCATTTACAATCTTTGCAGCCCTAATTACTTCATCCATTGTGGCATCAGGTTTTGCATATCGTATGTTATCCGCAATTGTACCAGAAAATATGAAAGTGTCTTGTAGCATTATGCCCATTTGCTTTCTTAA is drawn from Caldicellulosiruptor diazotrophicus and contains these coding sequences:
- the rplL gene encoding 50S ribosomal protein L7/L12; amino-acid sequence: MASEKVQKLIEEIKTLTVLELSEMVKALEEEFGVTAAAPVAVAAAPVAGAQAAAPAAEEKTEFNVILADAGSDKIKVIKVVREITGLGLKEAKDLVDGAPKPIKENVSKDEAEQIKKKLEEVGAKVELK